The Melitaea cinxia chromosome 21, ilMelCinx1.1, whole genome shotgun sequence genome has a window encoding:
- the LOC123664196 gene encoding uncharacterized protein LOC123664196: MHILPLNATHSSPNCSPTLLDLIFVSSPDHVEKHGQCTAVEFSYHDLIFFSYKVRPPKAKPRILLQRNFGGIDLDLLRKNAAEIDWSDVFIASGVDDKLHIFNSQLIQLFDKHAPIRPVRMKHLPAPWLTTEIRILQQLKNSARTRYKLDPSPSNREKYKKYRNRCNKACRDAQRRHIHKSVLEESDPAKVWRFLKSLGVGKIKQQIA; encoded by the coding sequence ATGCACATCCTCCCTCTGAATGCCACTCACTCCTCTCCTAACTGTTCTCCCACTCTCCTTGATTTAATATTTGTCTCCTCCCCTGACCATGTTGAAAAGCATGGTCAGTGCACAGCCGTAGAGTTTTCTTACCATgatctcatatttttttcctataaaGTCCGGCCGCCTAAAGCTAAGCCAAGAATTCTTCTGCAGCGCAATTTTGGTGGTATTGATTTGGATCTTTTACGTAAAAATGCCGCTGAAATAGACTGGTCTGACGTATTTATTGCGTCAGGGGTGGATGataaactacatatttttaattctcaGCTGATCCAGTTATTCGACAAACATGCTCCTATTCGACCAGTACGCATGAAACATCTCCCTGCCCCTTGGCTAACAACTGAAATCAGAATACTACAGCAGTTGAAGAACAGTGCTAGAACTCGGTATAAATTAGATCCAAGCCCGTCCAATAGggagaaatataaaaaatatcgaaatcgcTGCAACAAGGCGTGTAGGGATGCGCAACGACGCCACATCCACAAATCTGTGTTGGAGGAATCTGACCCTGCGAAAGTCTGGAGATTCCTCAAGTCACTCGGAGTTGGCAAAATCAAACAACAAATTGCTTAA